Genomic DNA from Fibrobacter sp. UWP2:
AGGGCAGGTCCTGGGCAATATCGGAAGCCTTGAAAATCCGGTCGGGATTCTTGACCATGAAGTCCATGATGACTTGTCGCGTTTTCGTCTTGTATTCTAATTTGCAATTCATTCGCAAATTCAAATTTAACAAAAAATGGGTCCGGTGTCAACGAAAAAGGCCGCGAGTGAATCGCGGTCTTTTTCGCAAGTGTATAGATTCTTCGACTCCGGCGTTACACGCCTCCGCTCAGAATGACACAGAAACGGCTATTTGACGGAAGCGGTCAAGAGCTTCGTAATTGCAGCCACATACTCAGCGGGGTTCGGGAGCGGAGAGCCTTCGGCAAGCAGAGCCTGGCCGTAGAGGGCCTTCGGCCAATCGCCCAGATCTTCCTTCGCTTCGGCCTTCTTCTTGAGCATTTCGCAAATCGGGTGCGTCGGGTTGATTTCGAGGATGCGCTTGGATTTCGGCAAGTTCTTCTGGCCCATCGCCTTCATCATGCGTTCCATCTGGGCGCTCATGGCGTCTTCGCTGGTTACAAGGCAGCAGGGGCTGTCCTTCAGGCGGCTGGACACGCGGACTTCCTTGATGTCTTCGTCCAAGACCTTCTGCAGGTTTTCGCAGAGGCCCTTGAAGATTCCCTTGTTGGCTTCTTCGGCCTTCTTTTCGTCTTCGGTCTTTTCGAAGTCCACGTCGCCGCGGGCGATGTCATGGAACTTCTTGTCGCCGAATTCGGTGAGGCTCGACATCATGAACTCGTCGATGCCGTCGCTCATGAGCAACACTTCGTAGCCCTTGGCCTTGAAGGCTTCGAGCATCGGGTTAGACTTCACGGCGTTCTTGTCGCCAATGAGGTAGTAGATTTCCTTCTGGCCTTCGGGCATGCGCTTCACGTATTCGTCAAGGCCCACGAGAGCGTCGCCTTCGGTCTTGGTGCTTTCGAAGCGGAGCAACTTCTTGAGTTCGTCAAGATGTTCCCAGTTCATGTAGAAGCCTTCCTTAAGGACCATGCCGAGTTCGCGCCACCAGGCGTTGTACTTGGCGGCATCCTTGTCGGCCATGTTCTGCAAGGTGTCGAGCACCTTCTTGATCACGTGCTTACGAATGTTGGTGATAATCTTGTTGTTCTGCAAGATTTCACGGGACACGTTCAGCGGCAAGTCTTCGCTGTCCACCACACCGCGCACAAAGCGGAGCCAAGGCGGCAGCAAGTCCTTGCAGTCGTCCATGATAAAGACTTTCTTCACGTAGAGCTTCAGGCCATGCAAAGCGTCGTTGTGCCAGATGTTGAACGGGGCCTTCGACGGAATGTACACGAGGCTCCAGAATTCCTGGGAACCTTCGGCGTGGCTGTGGCTCCAGGCGGCCGGTTCGTCGGCTTCGTGGCTGATGACGTTGTAGAAGTCCTTGTACTGTTCTTCGGT
This window encodes:
- the htpG gene encoding molecular chaperone HtpG, whose protein sequence is MATEKMEFQTEVRDMLNLMINSLYSNKEIFLRELVSNAADALDKRRFLSLSNADLLPQGTQLRIDISVNKEGKRIVVEDNGIGMNKEDLINCLGTIARSGTKNFIKNLKEGDKGSVDLIGQFGVGFYSVFMVAKKVEVLTLKAGEKQGYLWASEGTGEFEISEAPRDKVGTKITLYLKDDEDAEDFASEWKIKDIVQKYSGFVSYGIYFHPEATKNDKGEIEEKPEERLNEKQALWRQSEKEVTEEQYKDFYNVISHEADEPAAWSHSHAEGSQEFWSLVYIPSKAPFNIWHNDALHGLKLYVKKVFIMDDCKDLLPPWLRFVRGVVDSEDLPLNVSREILQNNKIITNIRKHVIKKVLDTLQNMADKDAAKYNAWWRELGMVLKEGFYMNWEHLDELKKLLRFESTKTEGDALVGLDEYVKRMPEGQKEIYYLIGDKNAVKSNPMLEAFKAKGYEVLLMSDGIDEFMMSSLTEFGDKKFHDIARGDVDFEKTEDEKKAEEANKGIFKGLCENLQKVLDEDIKEVRVSSRLKDSPCCLVTSEDAMSAQMERMMKAMGQKNLPKSKRILEINPTHPICEMLKKKAEAKEDLGDWPKALYGQALLAEGSPLPNPAEYVAAITKLLTASVK